In Papaver somniferum cultivar HN1 chromosome 9, ASM357369v1, whole genome shotgun sequence, the genomic stretch TTTATTCCCGTCTTGTCCcctcatctttcttcttctttaatttcaGTTACAAACTAACAGTAACTATGTTTATTTGTATCGGCATAATATAGAAGAGTGTCACACGAAAACATAACAAAAAAAGATTTTCTATAGAAATTTTTGCTTTTAACTTTTTTCTTATAGTACTCCCGTCCCGTGATTTCTCAGCCAAGTCCTTAACAGCTGAAACCTCATGAGACATTATAAGAAGGGAAACAACAAGACTCAGCCAAATGAAAACCTCAACGTTTTTTGCACCCATTTTCTAAGAACTCCTCACTCTTTCAACTTAGCTAGTAGGAGAAAATGTATGAGATTGGAGTATTGAATTGGTGATGgaacactacgggaaaaataacGATTAACTACACCAGATAACAGTTGTCATACGATATACGACAACTCATATCTATGGGTTGCACAAGGGGGTTGTATAAAGTCCTCAATTCTTTACAACTCGTCAATAATAGTTGTAAACACGGTTGTCGTTCCATTGTATACCACTCCGCCAACTGTTGTGTATACACCCTTTCCCCACTCCTACTTTAGTTGTATAACATACTCAACTCTTACTCAACTCTTTTTTCACAACCATAGGTTTGTGTAGAAGAAAAAGATATCACAACTATTGTTTGTGTAGTATAATTTCATTTTCACAACACTACTAATATGTAGCAGAAGTATATAATACAACAATTTTTTATGTAGTGTAGCTTTATTTTCACAACCCATAGATTGGTTATAGTTAGCTTGTTTCACGACCAATGCACTATGTAGAAAGAATATGTATCACTATTCTTGTTTGTGTAGTACAACCTTATTTTCACAACAAATATTATGTGTAGCAGAAAAAGATATCACAACTATTGTTTGTGTAGTATAATTTCATGTTCAAAACACTATTAATATGTAGCAGAAGTTTGTGATACAACAATTGTTTATGTAGTGTAGCTTTATTTTCACAGCCCCTAGATTTGGTTATAGTTAGCTTGTTTCACGACCAATGCACTATGTAGCAAGAATATGTATCACTATTCTTGTTTGTGTAGTACAAGCTTATTTTCACAACCAATAGTATGTGTAGCAGAAATATGTATCACAATTCTTGTTTGTGTAGTATAATTTTATTTTGACAACACATAGTTTGGTTATAATTCAATTATTTCACAACCAATACTCTGTGTAGCAGAAAATTGTATCACTATACTTGTGTATGTAGTGTGAGGCTTGTTTCACAGCCTCTTTTAGGAGTTGTGATTCATTtacattttataaaaaaatatatatataaatttgaTTCTGATTCACCGGAAAATATATAAATTGGCTTCGTTCAATTAAAATGTAACAGCATTCAAACACTTGAACCTGCTGATAACACATTCTCACAGTCACCACAAAAGAACATCATTGTTTTAAACTGATAAGTGCACCAAAAAAAGAACAACATTGTTTTAAGCTGATAAGAGcaacaaaaaaagaacaacatTGTTTTATGAACACTCCCCAAACATAATAACAAGTCAGATTGCAGGCAATATGAGATCCTTGGCCCATGTGGTATAAGTTCCTACAACGTTGAATACAGTCTTCAACTCGCCGCTTTGCTTGTAGAGAATGACATCATCAACAATAGATGTAGTGACAATTACCTTGTAAGCTGCAAAACCTATTGGTTCTCCATGGCACTTCATATTTGGATCTGTTTCAGCAATAATCGCGTCAGCAACAACCTCATTCTCATTGTACCAACTGAGCAACCTCCAAGCTTTACTCTTCTCTAGCACTCCCCCTGCCATTGGTCTGCTGATTGGACTGTCATTTTCATGGTGGGGAACATTCATGCTAGTGCTACCAACAACATTGCTAGCATTTCCAGATTGCAGGATAAACACAACAGCAACATAAGAAATTGGCATAATGCAAAGAAATAAATTTGAACTGGCGATGTGCAGCTGTACAAACATATATAAACACACTGACCTTTGGACTGACGTTGTGCAAGTGTGAGGCACCATGGCAGACACAACTCCACGTCTTTTCCTATACCAACACCAAACCGGCAGTATTAGAGGCAAGTTTCattcatcaaaaacaaaaaaaaacaaactaaatgcatGAATGAGTACGTTCTCACCTCTAACAATGCAAGTCTCTCGTTCACTTCCTTCATACTGTCCCGACACTCTTTGATGATCTTCTTATAATAGGTCTTGACAACCATTTTTGTCTTTGTCGCTCCATACCCAATTCCTCTCAGTCTCCCTGGTTTGTCGTCACCAAGAGATTTGTCAAGAAGATCATCTGTCACAGATGATCCAACATCAGCACCATGCTCTCCTGCTGCTCTTTGAATCTTTTCCTATAATTGTGTATATTTAACCCGACTAGTCACATTTTTACATCATTGAAAGATACATAAACCAgagaaagaaacaaataaataacataaaAAAGAGTTGAGTTCTCACCAAAGCCTCCACAACACCCGGATTAGGTTCCTTTCCTTCCTTCTGTTTGTGACCCGCTGTCCAAACTTTGACT encodes the following:
- the LOC113312516 gene encoding uncharacterized protein LOC113312516; the protein is MGNEEVENENVGKDHEENEDEENENDGEDRGVGNENETEAQAKPKRKYVPRGPTRMSALGLTNGKNGKEVVSFNNKDHPIGDPSVQLASVLGVLVRRNIALKHRDWRLVPKEAKDNIWAVVQQRFVVDEFYKDYYVGKMGCYLKEYRSRKAGKILALDELDKEEREKKLAALKPDNSTVNEWKEFVKHVCSEEFRTKRFRMQQIRKKYTTPHTISRLRWERLEAKMQKERKTQEEIDRVKVWTAGHKQKEGKEPNPGVVEALEKIQRAAGEHGADVGSSVTDDLLDKSLGDDKPGRLRGIGYGATKTKMVVKTYYKKIIKECRDSMKEVNERLALLEEKTWSCVCHGASHLHNVSPKSGNASNVVGSTSMNVPHHENDSPISRPMAGGVLEKSKAWRLLSWYNENEVVADAIIAETDPNMKCHGEPIGFAAYKVIVTTSIVDDVILYKQSGELKTVFNVVGTYTTWAKDLILPAI